A window of the Dermatophagoides farinae isolate YC_2012a chromosome 2, ASM2471394v1, whole genome shotgun sequence genome harbors these coding sequences:
- the SNF4Agamma gene encoding SNF4/AMP-activated protein kinase gamma subunit isoform X4: MNKMEHYQSDTNTTTNKEEEEQQQQQQQQQQQIDNKTQKYQRKHLDSTDSAIDDPSIASTSTSGSTTATANSSGNSNNNSTVATKTKSKPIGIIPKISVVPFLSKRSNSDHHSDDEDGSLDDSSQRPDATTSIDTSSSTSSSWKSGSSSSAKESATTATATTTKSKAQEFIGKMMTKVTSSSAPKSGFKDNNHHHRQMLNNNNNNTNQIRCTSPPSTTISSNNHDGDHYNVYHTVHGHPHDNSGSSENSSNVGIRLPANYYDGLFQQPQPQSQSTTTTTNCRTRSHSNGFTQQIRHSALISAGMGVGGGQTITTSTTNKCSNNHCGPIRRQSHDATLSLNHHHHHHTNAHNSSINDDENSFSSTSSSTTTTTNTATMVAGIFSSSKSHRSSPNNNSSNQNNNNNSFFDSFRPRSNTEGSRNSRDNQSTNNTNSNVKKTSVIAVFKNNFLNRHSPSPSTTAAATTSTTTTTITSSGTNVNANFDNTSIIASTPIDLSTNVPQCQLPQQTIVVNSQPTRNNCQTTSRIIDHQPLTSLSASSSVRRRSSAYSRDSGIISAPISPNSVIDPFSVDYTLYNACVRASGEQSLINNNHCHCHHSDVNNNNNSVKHSSLSSPSAATTTITSATISSGSLLINRPRSRSSSASTMARVFDMFRGRSNSIATEQPQINCHSNNNNISYRNRRNNKSNFNHQESLCDRFEFEDIDENLVYVRFFKFYRCYDIIPVSAKLVVFDTQLAVKKAFFALLSNGIRAAPLWDASKHCFIGMLTITDFIHILLTYYHSPQLKMEELQEHTLDNWRSLLKEKARPLVFVEPDESLFNAIRTLLSNKVHRLPVIDPDTGNVLYILTHKRILKFLFLFYYNRLPMPSYLQKTLRELPRIGTFENIVTATLQTSLTEALNLLIEARISALPIVDKKNKVIDVYAKFDVIHLAADKMYQDLDITIKKALEFRHQSERVVKCTMNETLHTILERIVQAEVHRIIVVDSDDHVIGIISLSDLLNFLVLRPVNNNNKQQTTSATNIQPSIIAQSEMTTTIAKSPLVEESGEECGTSSVCSHYDIDDNDDDDECEQCQQNVDSKQSSNNVNCQLTVSSVGSVIGSSSSDRSSNECSSSSSSSSSSSSSSSSSICPNDDNNNNKSNGKVDPTSKIYPPISSKTVATTPTRNANATLTA; the protein is encoded by the exons atgaataaaatg GAACATTATCAAAGTGATACAAATACAACGACgaataaagaagaagaagaacaacaacaacaacaacagcagcagcaacaacaaattgataataaaacacaaaaatatCAACGAAAACATCTTGATTCAACTGATTCGGCCATTGATGATCCATCCATTGCATCTACATCGACATCTGGATCGACGACAGCAACAGCAAATAGCTCTGgaaatagtaataataattctacggtggcgacaaaaacaaaatccaaacCAATCGGTATAATACCAAAAATATCTGTGGTACCATTTTTAAGTAAACGATCTAAtagtgatcatcattcagatgatgaagatggatCACTAGATGATTCTTCACAACGGCCTGATG CAACAACATCGATTGATACATCttcatcgacatcatcatcttggaAATCCGGTTCTTCATCCAGTGCAAAGGAATCGGCAACAACTGCAACTGCTACAACGACAAAATCTAAAGCACAAGAATTTATTGgcaaaatgatgacaaaagtAACATCATCTAGTGCACCAAAATCTGGTTTCAAagacaataatcatcatcatcgtcaaatgctcaataataataataataatacgaaTCAAATTCGTTGtacatcaccaccatcaactaCTATTAGCtcaaataatcatgatggtgatcattaTAATGTTTATCATACTGTACATGGCCATCCACATGATAATTCTGGATCATctgaaaattcatcaaatgttgGCATTCGTTTACCGGccaattattatgatggattatttcaacaaccacaaccacaatcacaatcaacaacaacaacaacaaattgtcGAACTCGATCACATTCAAATGGCTTTACACAACAGATTCGACATTCAGCATTAATATCCGCCGGTATGGGTGTAGGTGGTGGACAAACCATCACTACATCGACCACGAACAAATGTAGTAATAATCATTGTGGACCGATTCGACGTCAATCACATGATGCAACATtgtcattgaatcatcatcatcatcatcatactaaTGCTCATAATTCatcgattaatgatgatgaaaattctttttcttccacatcatcgtcaacaacaacaacaacaaatacagcAACAATGGTAGCTGGGATTTTTTCCTCATCGAAATCACATCGTTCAtcaccaaacaacaacagcagcaaccaaaataataataataattcatttttcgattCGTTTAG GCCACGTTCGAATACGGAAGGTAGTCGAAATAGCCGTGACAATCAAAGTACAAATAATACAAATTCAAACGTCAAGAAAACGTCAGTGATTGCCGTATTCAAGAACAATTTCCTCAATCGAcattcaccatcaccatcaacaactgcagcagcaacaacgtcaacaacaacaacaacaataacaagtTCCGGTACAAATGTTAATGCCAATTTTGATAATACATCGATAATAGCATCAACGCCAATAGATTTATCAACAAATGTTCCTCAATGTCAATTGCCACAGCAAACAATTGTGGTCAATAGCCAACCAACAAGAAATAATTGTCAAACAACATCAAgaataattgatcatcaaccattaacatcattatcggcatcatcatctgtaCGGCGACGATCATCAGCATATAGTCGTGATTCAGGCATCATATCGGCACCAATATCACCAAATTCTGTTATTGATCCATTTTCTGTTGATTATACATTATATAATGCTTGTGTTCGTGCATCTGGTgaacaatcattgattaataataatcattgccattgccatcattcagatgttaataataataataatagtgtaaaacattcatcattatcatcaccatcggcagctacaacaacaataacatcagcaacaatatcatcaggttctttattaattaatagGCCACGTTCACGTTCAAGTTCAGCATCAACAATGGCACGTGTTTTTGATATGTTTCGTGGACGTTCCAATTCAATTGCAACTGAACAGCCACAAATTAATTGtcatagtaataataataatattagtTATCGTAATCGacgaaataataaatcg AACTTTAATCATCAAGAATCTCTCTGTGAtcgttttgaatttgaagatATTG ATGAAAATCTGGTCTatgttcgtttttttaaattttatcgTTGCTATGACATTATACCGGTCAGTGCCAAATTGGTTGTATTCGATACACAGCTTGCTGTGAAAAAAGCCTTTTTTGCATTGCTTAGCAATG gaaTTCGTGCTGCACCATTATGGGATGCAAGTAAACATTGTTTCATTGGAATGTTAACAATAACGGATTTTATACACATTCTACTAACATATTATCATTCAccacaattgaaaatggaagAATTACAGGAACATACATTGGATAATTGGCGAA GTTTGCTCAAAGAAAAAGCTCGACCATTGGTCTTTGTTGAACCTGATGAAAGTCTTTTCAATGCCATACGAACATTGTTAAGTAATAAAGTTCATCGTCTTCCAGTCATTGATCCTGATACAGGAAATGTTCTTTACATTTTAACACATAAAAGGattctgaaatttttatttcttttc tattATAATCGATTGCCAATGCCATCGTATTTACAGAAAACGTTACGTGAACTACCTCGAATCGgtacatttgaaaatattgtaaCGGCAACATTACAAACATCATTGACTGAAGCATTGAATCTATTGATTGAAGCACGTATTTCCGCCTTACCGATTGTTGATAAAAAGAATAAAGTTATCGATGTTTATGCTAAATTTGATGTTATC CATTTGGCTGCGGATAAAATGTATCAAGATTTAGATATTACTATAAAGAAAGCATTGGAATTTCGTCATCAATCGGAAAGGGTTGTGAAAtgtacaatgaatgaaacattgCATACGATTTTAGAACGTATAGTACAGGCTGAG GTTCATCGTATTATTGTTGTGGATTCAGATGATCATGTTATTGGTATTATATCATTATCGGATTTGCTTAATTTTCTTGTATTACGACcggtgaataataataacaagcAGCAAACAACCAGTGCTACAAATATACAGCCATCTATAATTGCTCAATCagaaatgacaacaacaattgctAAATCACCATTAGTTGAAGAAAGTGGTGAAGAATGTGGTACATCATCTGTTTGTAGCCattatgatattgatgataatgatgatgatgatgaatgtgaacaatgtcaacaaaatgttgattcaaaacaatcatcaaataatgtcAATTGTCAATTGACAGTTTCATCTGTTGGTTCGGttattggatcatcatcatctgatcgatcatcaaatgaatgttcatcatcatcatcttcatcgtcgtcttcttcatcatcttcctcatcatcgatatgtccgaatgatgataataataataacaaaagtAATGGTAAAGTGGATCCTACATCAAAAATCTATCCaccaatatcatcaaaaacggTGGCCACAACACCAACACGTAATGCTAATGCTACATTGACGGCTTGA
- the SNF4Agamma gene encoding SNF4/AMP-activated protein kinase gamma subunit isoform X3, producing the protein MNKMEHYQSDTNTTTNKEEEEQQQQQQQQQQQIDNKTQKYQRKHLDSTDSAIDDPSIASTSTSGSTTATANSSGNSNNNSTVATKTKSKPIGIIPKISVVPFLSKRSNSDHHSDDEDGSLDDSSQRPDATTSIDTSSSTSSSWKSGSSSSAKESATTATATTTKSKAQEFIGKMMTKVTSSSAPKSGFKDNNHHHRQMLNNNNNNTNQIRCTSPPSTTISSNNHDGDHYNVYHTVHGHPHDNSGSSENSSNVGIRLPANYYDGLFQQPQPQSQSTTTTTNCRTRSHSNGFTQQIRHSALISAGMGVGGGQTITTSTTNKCSNNHCGPIRRQSHDATLSLNHHHHHHTNAHNSSINDDENSFSSTSSSTTTTTNTATMVAGIFSSSKSHRSSPNNNSSNQNNNNNSFFDSFRPRSNTEGSRNSRDNQSTNNTNSNVKKTSVIAVFKNNFLNRHSPSPSTTAAATTSTTTTTITSSGTNVNANFDNTSIIASTPIDLSTNVPQCQLPQQTIVVNSQPTRNNCQTTSRIIDHQPLTSLSASSSVRRRSSAYSRDSGIISAPISPNSVIDPFSVDYTLYNACVRASGEQSLINNNHCHCHHSDVNNNNNSVKHSSLSSPSAATTTITSATISSGSLLINRPRSRSSSASTMARVFDMFRGRSNSIATEQPQINCHSNNNNISYRNRRNNKSNFNHQESLCDRFEFEDIDENLVYVRFFKFYRCYDIIPVSAKLVVFDTQLAVKKAFFALLSNGIRAAPLWDASKHCFIGMLTITDFIHILLTYYHSPQLKMEELQEHTLDNWRTGLLKEKARPLVFVEPDESLFNAIRTLLSNKVHRLPVIDPDTGNVLYILTHKRILKFLFLFYYNRLPMPSYLQKTLRELPRIGTFENIVTATLQTSLTEALNLLIEARISALPIVDKKNKVIDVYAKFDVIHLAADKMYQDLDITIKKALEFRHQSERVVKCTMNETLHTILERIVQAEVHRIIVVDSDDHVIGIISLSDLLNFLVLRPVNNNNKQQTTSATNIQPSIIAQSEMTTTIAKSPLVEESGEECGTSSVCSHYDIDDNDDDDECEQCQQNVDSKQSSNNVNCQLTVSSVGSVIGSSSSDRSSNECSSSSSSSSSSSSSSSSSICPNDDNNNNKSNGKVDPTSKIYPPISSKTVATTPTRNANATLTA; encoded by the exons atgaataaaatg GAACATTATCAAAGTGATACAAATACAACGACgaataaagaagaagaagaacaacaacaacaacaacagcagcagcaacaacaaattgataataaaacacaaaaatatCAACGAAAACATCTTGATTCAACTGATTCGGCCATTGATGATCCATCCATTGCATCTACATCGACATCTGGATCGACGACAGCAACAGCAAATAGCTCTGgaaatagtaataataattctacggtggcgacaaaaacaaaatccaaacCAATCGGTATAATACCAAAAATATCTGTGGTACCATTTTTAAGTAAACGATCTAAtagtgatcatcattcagatgatgaagatggatCACTAGATGATTCTTCACAACGGCCTGATG CAACAACATCGATTGATACATCttcatcgacatcatcatcttggaAATCCGGTTCTTCATCCAGTGCAAAGGAATCGGCAACAACTGCAACTGCTACAACGACAAAATCTAAAGCACAAGAATTTATTGgcaaaatgatgacaaaagtAACATCATCTAGTGCACCAAAATCTGGTTTCAAagacaataatcatcatcatcgtcaaatgctcaataataataataataatacgaaTCAAATTCGTTGtacatcaccaccatcaactaCTATTAGCtcaaataatcatgatggtgatcattaTAATGTTTATCATACTGTACATGGCCATCCACATGATAATTCTGGATCATctgaaaattcatcaaatgttgGCATTCGTTTACCGGccaattattatgatggattatttcaacaaccacaaccacaatcacaatcaacaacaacaacaacaaattgtcGAACTCGATCACATTCAAATGGCTTTACACAACAGATTCGACATTCAGCATTAATATCCGCCGGTATGGGTGTAGGTGGTGGACAAACCATCACTACATCGACCACGAACAAATGTAGTAATAATCATTGTGGACCGATTCGACGTCAATCACATGATGCAACATtgtcattgaatcatcatcatcatcatcatactaaTGCTCATAATTCatcgattaatgatgatgaaaattctttttcttccacatcatcgtcaacaacaacaacaacaaatacagcAACAATGGTAGCTGGGATTTTTTCCTCATCGAAATCACATCGTTCAtcaccaaacaacaacagcagcaaccaaaataataataataattcatttttcgattCGTTTAG GCCACGTTCGAATACGGAAGGTAGTCGAAATAGCCGTGACAATCAAAGTACAAATAATACAAATTCAAACGTCAAGAAAACGTCAGTGATTGCCGTATTCAAGAACAATTTCCTCAATCGAcattcaccatcaccatcaacaactgcagcagcaacaacgtcaacaacaacaacaacaataacaagtTCCGGTACAAATGTTAATGCCAATTTTGATAATACATCGATAATAGCATCAACGCCAATAGATTTATCAACAAATGTTCCTCAATGTCAATTGCCACAGCAAACAATTGTGGTCAATAGCCAACCAACAAGAAATAATTGTCAAACAACATCAAgaataattgatcatcaaccattaacatcattatcggcatcatcatctgtaCGGCGACGATCATCAGCATATAGTCGTGATTCAGGCATCATATCGGCACCAATATCACCAAATTCTGTTATTGATCCATTTTCTGTTGATTATACATTATATAATGCTTGTGTTCGTGCATCTGGTgaacaatcattgattaataataatcattgccattgccatcattcagatgttaataataataataatagtgtaaaacattcatcattatcatcaccatcggcagctacaacaacaataacatcagcaacaatatcatcaggttctttattaattaatagGCCACGTTCACGTTCAAGTTCAGCATCAACAATGGCACGTGTTTTTGATATGTTTCGTGGACGTTCCAATTCAATTGCAACTGAACAGCCACAAATTAATTGtcatagtaataataataatattagtTATCGTAATCGacgaaataataaatcg AACTTTAATCATCAAGAATCTCTCTGTGAtcgttttgaatttgaagatATTG ATGAAAATCTGGTCTatgttcgtttttttaaattttatcgTTGCTATGACATTATACCGGTCAGTGCCAAATTGGTTGTATTCGATACACAGCTTGCTGTGAAAAAAGCCTTTTTTGCATTGCTTAGCAATG gaaTTCGTGCTGCACCATTATGGGATGCAAGTAAACATTGTTTCATTGGAATGTTAACAATAACGGATTTTATACACATTCTACTAACATATTATCATTCAccacaattgaaaatggaagAATTACAGGAACATACATTGGATAATTGGCGAA CAGGTTTGCTCAAAGAAAAAGCTCGACCATTGGTCTTTGTTGAACCTGATGAAAGTCTTTTCAATGCCATACGAACATTGTTAAGTAATAAAGTTCATCGTCTTCCAGTCATTGATCCTGATACAGGAAATGTTCTTTACATTTTAACACATAAAAGGattctgaaatttttatttcttttc tattATAATCGATTGCCAATGCCATCGTATTTACAGAAAACGTTACGTGAACTACCTCGAATCGgtacatttgaaaatattgtaaCGGCAACATTACAAACATCATTGACTGAAGCATTGAATCTATTGATTGAAGCACGTATTTCCGCCTTACCGATTGTTGATAAAAAGAATAAAGTTATCGATGTTTATGCTAAATTTGATGTTATC CATTTGGCTGCGGATAAAATGTATCAAGATTTAGATATTACTATAAAGAAAGCATTGGAATTTCGTCATCAATCGGAAAGGGTTGTGAAAtgtacaatgaatgaaacattgCATACGATTTTAGAACGTATAGTACAGGCTGAG GTTCATCGTATTATTGTTGTGGATTCAGATGATCATGTTATTGGTATTATATCATTATCGGATTTGCTTAATTTTCTTGTATTACGACcggtgaataataataacaagcAGCAAACAACCAGTGCTACAAATATACAGCCATCTATAATTGCTCAATCagaaatgacaacaacaattgctAAATCACCATTAGTTGAAGAAAGTGGTGAAGAATGTGGTACATCATCTGTTTGTAGCCattatgatattgatgataatgatgatgatgatgaatgtgaacaatgtcaacaaaatgttgattcaaaacaatcatcaaataatgtcAATTGTCAATTGACAGTTTCATCTGTTGGTTCGGttattggatcatcatcatctgatcgatcatcaaatgaatgttcatcatcatcatcttcatcgtcgtcttcttcatcatcttcctcatcatcgatatgtccgaatgatgataataataataacaaaagtAATGGTAAAGTGGATCCTACATCAAAAATCTATCCaccaatatcatcaaaaacggTGGCCACAACACCAACACGTAATGCTAATGCTACATTGACGGCTTGA
- the SNF4Agamma gene encoding SNF4/AMP-activated protein kinase gamma subunit isoform X5: protein MEHYQSDTNTTTNKEEEEQQQQQQQQQQQIDNKTQKYQRKHLDSTDSAIDDPSIASTSTSGSTTATANSSGNSNNNSTVATKTKSKPIGIIPKISVVPFLSKRSNSDHHSDDEDGSLDDSSQRPDATTSIDTSSSTSSSWKSGSSSSAKESATTATATTTKSKAQEFIGKMMTKVTSSSAPKSGFKDNNHHHRQMLNNNNNNTNQIRCTSPPSTTISSNNHDGDHYNVYHTVHGHPHDNSGSSENSSNVGIRLPANYYDGLFQQPQPQSQSTTTTTNCRTRSHSNGFTQQIRHSALISAGMGVGGGQTITTSTTNKCSNNHCGPIRRQSHDATLSLNHHHHHHTNAHNSSINDDENSFSSTSSSTTTTTNTATMVAGIFSSSKSHRSSPNNNSSNQNNNNNSFFDSFRPRSNTEGSRNSRDNQSTNNTNSNVKKTSVIAVFKNNFLNRHSPSPSTTAAATTSTTTTTITSSGTNVNANFDNTSIIASTPIDLSTNVPQCQLPQQTIVVNSQPTRNNCQTTSRIIDHQPLTSLSASSSVRRRSSAYSRDSGIISAPISPNSVIDPFSVDYTLYNACVRASGEQSLINNNHCHCHHSDVNNNNNSVKHSSLSSPSAATTTITSATISSGSLLINRPRSRSSSASTMARVFDMFRGRSNSIATEQPQINCHSNNNNISYRNRRNNKSNFNHQESLCDRFEFEDIDENLVYVRFFKFYRCYDIIPVSAKLVVFDTQLAVKKAFFALLSNGIRAAPLWDASKHCFIGMLTITDFIHILLTYYHSPQLKMEELQEHTLDNWRTGLLKEKARPLVFVEPDESLFNAIRTLLSNKVHRLPVIDPDTGNVLYILTHKRILKFLFLFYYNRLPMPSYLQKTLRELPRIGTFENIVTATLQTSLTEALNLLIEARISALPIVDKKNKVIDVYAKFDVIHLAADKMYQDLDITIKKALEFRHQSERVVKCTMNETLHTILERIVQAEVHRIIVVDSDDHVIGIISLSDLLNFLVLRPVNNNNKQQTTSATNIQPSIIAQSEMTTTIAKSPLVEESGEECGTSSVCSHYDIDDNDDDDECEQCQQNVDSKQSSNNVNCQLTVSSVGSVIGSSSSDRSSNECSSSSSSSSSSSSSSSSSICPNDDNNNNKSNGKVDPTSKIYPPISSKTVATTPTRNANATLTA, encoded by the exons GAACATTATCAAAGTGATACAAATACAACGACgaataaagaagaagaagaacaacaacaacaacaacagcagcagcaacaacaaattgataataaaacacaaaaatatCAACGAAAACATCTTGATTCAACTGATTCGGCCATTGATGATCCATCCATTGCATCTACATCGACATCTGGATCGACGACAGCAACAGCAAATAGCTCTGgaaatagtaataataattctacggtggcgacaaaaacaaaatccaaacCAATCGGTATAATACCAAAAATATCTGTGGTACCATTTTTAAGTAAACGATCTAAtagtgatcatcattcagatgatgaagatggatCACTAGATGATTCTTCACAACGGCCTGATG CAACAACATCGATTGATACATCttcatcgacatcatcatcttggaAATCCGGTTCTTCATCCAGTGCAAAGGAATCGGCAACAACTGCAACTGCTACAACGACAAAATCTAAAGCACAAGAATTTATTGgcaaaatgatgacaaaagtAACATCATCTAGTGCACCAAAATCTGGTTTCAAagacaataatcatcatcatcgtcaaatgctcaataataataataataatacgaaTCAAATTCGTTGtacatcaccaccatcaactaCTATTAGCtcaaataatcatgatggtgatcattaTAATGTTTATCATACTGTACATGGCCATCCACATGATAATTCTGGATCATctgaaaattcatcaaatgttgGCATTCGTTTACCGGccaattattatgatggattatttcaacaaccacaaccacaatcacaatcaacaacaacaacaacaaattgtcGAACTCGATCACATTCAAATGGCTTTACACAACAGATTCGACATTCAGCATTAATATCCGCCGGTATGGGTGTAGGTGGTGGACAAACCATCACTACATCGACCACGAACAAATGTAGTAATAATCATTGTGGACCGATTCGACGTCAATCACATGATGCAACATtgtcattgaatcatcatcatcatcatcatactaaTGCTCATAATTCatcgattaatgatgatgaaaattctttttcttccacatcatcgtcaacaacaacaacaacaaatacagcAACAATGGTAGCTGGGATTTTTTCCTCATCGAAATCACATCGTTCAtcaccaaacaacaacagcagcaaccaaaataataataataattcatttttcgattCGTTTAG GCCACGTTCGAATACGGAAGGTAGTCGAAATAGCCGTGACAATCAAAGTACAAATAATACAAATTCAAACGTCAAGAAAACGTCAGTGATTGCCGTATTCAAGAACAATTTCCTCAATCGAcattcaccatcaccatcaacaactgcagcagcaacaacgtcaacaacaacaacaacaataacaagtTCCGGTACAAATGTTAATGCCAATTTTGATAATACATCGATAATAGCATCAACGCCAATAGATTTATCAACAAATGTTCCTCAATGTCAATTGCCACAGCAAACAATTGTGGTCAATAGCCAACCAACAAGAAATAATTGTCAAACAACATCAAgaataattgatcatcaaccattaacatcattatcggcatcatcatctgtaCGGCGACGATCATCAGCATATAGTCGTGATTCAGGCATCATATCGGCACCAATATCACCAAATTCTGTTATTGATCCATTTTCTGTTGATTATACATTATATAATGCTTGTGTTCGTGCATCTGGTgaacaatcattgattaataataatcattgccattgccatcattcagatgttaataataataataatagtgtaaaacattcatcattatcatcaccatcggcagctacaacaacaataacatcagcaacaatatcatcaggttctttattaattaatagGCCACGTTCACGTTCAAGTTCAGCATCAACAATGGCACGTGTTTTTGATATGTTTCGTGGACGTTCCAATTCAATTGCAACTGAACAGCCACAAATTAATTGtcatagtaataataataatattagtTATCGTAATCGacgaaataataaatcg AACTTTAATCATCAAGAATCTCTCTGTGAtcgttttgaatttgaagatATTG ATGAAAATCTGGTCTatgttcgtttttttaaattttatcgTTGCTATGACATTATACCGGTCAGTGCCAAATTGGTTGTATTCGATACACAGCTTGCTGTGAAAAAAGCCTTTTTTGCATTGCTTAGCAATG gaaTTCGTGCTGCACCATTATGGGATGCAAGTAAACATTGTTTCATTGGAATGTTAACAATAACGGATTTTATACACATTCTACTAACATATTATCATTCAccacaattgaaaatggaagAATTACAGGAACATACATTGGATAATTGGCGAA CAGGTTTGCTCAAAGAAAAAGCTCGACCATTGGTCTTTGTTGAACCTGATGAAAGTCTTTTCAATGCCATACGAACATTGTTAAGTAATAAAGTTCATCGTCTTCCAGTCATTGATCCTGATACAGGAAATGTTCTTTACATTTTAACACATAAAAGGattctgaaatttttatttcttttc tattATAATCGATTGCCAATGCCATCGTATTTACAGAAAACGTTACGTGAACTACCTCGAATCGgtacatttgaaaatattgtaaCGGCAACATTACAAACATCATTGACTGAAGCATTGAATCTATTGATTGAAGCACGTATTTCCGCCTTACCGATTGTTGATAAAAAGAATAAAGTTATCGATGTTTATGCTAAATTTGATGTTATC CATTTGGCTGCGGATAAAATGTATCAAGATTTAGATATTACTATAAAGAAAGCATTGGAATTTCGTCATCAATCGGAAAGGGTTGTGAAAtgtacaatgaatgaaacattgCATACGATTTTAGAACGTATAGTACAGGCTGAG GTTCATCGTATTATTGTTGTGGATTCAGATGATCATGTTATTGGTATTATATCATTATCGGATTTGCTTAATTTTCTTGTATTACGACcggtgaataataataacaagcAGCAAACAACCAGTGCTACAAATATACAGCCATCTATAATTGCTCAATCagaaatgacaacaacaattgctAAATCACCATTAGTTGAAGAAAGTGGTGAAGAATGTGGTACATCATCTGTTTGTAGCCattatgatattgatgataatgatgatgatgatgaatgtgaacaatgtcaacaaaatgttgattcaaaacaatcatcaaataatgtcAATTGTCAATTGACAGTTTCATCTGTTGGTTCGGttattggatcatcatcatctgatcgatcatcaaatgaatgttcatcatcatcatcttcatcgtcgtcttcttcatcatcttcctcatcatcgatatgtccgaatgatgataataataataacaaaagtAATGGTAAAGTGGATCCTACATCAAAAATCTATCCaccaatatcatcaaaaacggTGGCCACAACACCAACACGTAATGCTAATGCTACATTGACGGCTTGA